Proteins encoded together in one Miscanthus floridulus cultivar M001 chromosome 16, ASM1932011v1, whole genome shotgun sequence window:
- the LOC136514133 gene encoding protein RADIALIS-like 3: MASGGSSSSSRAWMQRQNKQFECALAVYDRDTPDRWHNIARYMGGTKSADEVRRHFEQLVHDVTQIEAGRVPFPRYGYGSAPPVAGGGLDDMAATRGKYMKLQ; encoded by the exons ATGGCTTCCggcgggtcgtcgtcgtcgtcccgcGCGTGGATGCAGCGGCAGAACAAGCAGTTCGAGTGCGCGCTGGCGGTGTACGACCGGGACACCCCTGACCGGTGGCACAACATCGCCCGCTACATGGGCGGCACCAAGTCCGCCGACGAGGTCCGCCGCCACTTCGAGCAGCTCGTCCACGACGTCACCCAGATCGAGGCCGGCCGCGTCCCCTTCCCCCGCTACGGCTACGGCAGCGCGCCGCCCGTCGCCGGCGGCGGCCTCGACGACATGGCCGCCACCAG GGGCAAGTATATGAAGCTGCAGTGA